A genomic segment from Spinacia oleracea cultivar Varoflay chromosome 3, BTI_SOV_V1, whole genome shotgun sequence encodes:
- the LOC110788049 gene encoding protein FAR1-RELATED SEQUENCE 11, with protein sequence MMQEMTKTGNQDIESSENDTDLSQDIIGSVEEIPEDTILSRQTSVNLVPFVGQRFVSQDAAYEFYCSFSKQCGFSIRRHRTRGKDGVGRGVTRRDFTCHRGGHPQAKPTEEGKLQRNRKSSRCGCQAYMRIVKRSDFDVPEWRVTGFCNNHNHELLKSIEVHILPSQCTISADDKSRICLFAKAGMSARQMLRLMEIEKGVKLGCLPYTELDIRNLLQSFRHVDRDNDAIDLVNMCKRLKDENSDFKYDFKLDGHNRLEHIAWSYPSSIQKYEAFGDAIVLNTTHRLDAYDMLLGLWIGVDNHGMACLHSCVLLRDENLLSYTWALKTFLCFMKGKAPQTILTDQNMWLKEAISCEMPDTKHAFSIWHIMANLSDWFSLPLGSHYDGWKTEFYRLYSLEVVDEFEAGWKEMVDRYGLQSNKHTICLYALRHFWALSYLRHYFFAGLMSRSVTDSVNAFIQRILSAQSKLDCFIDEVASIAEYNDNSGSKLKMQQKVQKVSLKTGSPVESHAATVLTPFAFSLLQEQLVLAPQYASVMVDKGCFHIRHHTEMDGGCKVMWDPSQELIHCSCHQFEYSGIICRHILRVLSTNNCFHIPDTYLPLRWNLVSKENIEKDRMEQVKILESLASTIVSESVITEERLTFACEQMSMVLSHVKQLPRLNDHHHHQHQHANEIGFNSPSGPLIIPEGPDSEGIVQSFTLGNLHEANLGKLKEQNPNSGIDYIMSKKRRRCSTPCCGQYPHNACECRTGSNLHADRDASGFL encoded by the exons atgatgcaagaaatgactaAAACTGGAAATCAGGATATAGAATCCTCTGAGAATGACACAGATCTGTCGCAGGACATCATTGGGTCTGTAGAGGAAATACCGGAGGATACTATATTGTCACGGCAAACATCTGTCAACTTGGTTCCATTTGTCGGGCAGAGATTTGTTTCCCAAGATGCTGCCTATGAATTTTATTGCAGCTTTTCCAAACAGTGTGGCTTTTCAATCAGGCGCCACCGCACCAGAGGAAAAGATGGGGTGGGTCGGGGAGTCACGCGAAGGGATTTTACCTGCCATCGTGGTGGACATCCACAGGCAAAGCCTACAGAGGAAGGGAAGTTACAAAGGAATAGGAAATCATCACGATGTGGTTGTCAAGCATACATGAGAATTGTGAAACGGTCAGATTTTGATGTCCCTGAATGGCGTGTCACGGGATTTTGTAACAATCACAATCACGAACTTCTTAAATCAATTGAAGTTCATATCCTTCCATCTCAATGCACCATATCTGCTGATGACAAAAGTCGGATTTGCTTGTTTGCAAAAGCTGGAATGTCAGCCCGCCAGATGTTGAGATTAATGGAGATTGAGAAAGGTGTTAAACTAGGTTGCTTACCATACACCGAACTAGATATCAGAAATCTGCTACAGTCTTTCAGACACGTTGATAGAGATAACGATGCTATTGACCTCGTCAACATGTGTAAGAGATTAAAAGATGAAAATTCTGATTTCAAGTATGATTTCAAATTAGATGGTCATAATAGATTAGAGCATATTGCGTGGTCATACCCTTCATCCATCCAGAAGTATGAAGCCTTTGGGGATGCGATAGTTCTGAACACTACTCATCGTCTGGATGCTTATGATATGCTTCTAGGCCTTTGGATTGGAGTTGATAATCATGGAATGGCTTGTCTTCACAGCTGTGTACTTTTGCGAGATGAAAACCTGCTGTCCTATACATGGGCACTGAAG ACGTTCTTATGCTTTATGAAAGGGAAAGCACCACAAACAATACTGACTGACCAGAATATGTGGCTCAAAGAGGCAATATCTTGTGAAATGCCCGACACGAAACATGCATTCTCTATATGGCATATCATGGCCAACTTGTCAGACTGGTTTTCTTTGCCACTTGGGTCTCATTATGATGGCTGGAAGACTGAATTTTATCGTCTTTATAGCTTGGAAGTGGTTGATGAATTTGAAGCTGGATGGAAGGAGATGGTTGATAGATATGGACTGCAGTCAAATAAACACACCATCTGCCTTTATGCATTACGGCACTTTTGGGCTCTTTCCTACTTGAGACACTACTTCTTTGCTGGACTTATGAGTAGATCTGTGACAGACTCCGTTAATGCTTTCATTCAAAGAATATTAAGTGCACAATCTAAACTTGACTGTTTTATTGATGAA GTAGCTAGTATTGCAGAGTACAACGACAATAGTGGCTCAAAGCTGAAGATGCAGCAAAAAGTTCAGAAAGTCTCTTTGAAAACaggttccccagtggagtcgcatGCTGCTACTGTTTTAACACCGTTTGCCTTTTCTCTCCTCCAAGAGCAGCTCGTTTTGGCCCCTCAATATGCCTCCGTTATGGTTGATAAAGGTTGCTTCCATATCAGACACCACACAGAGATGGATGGAGGATGCAAAGTGATGTGGGACCCTAGTCAAGAACTCATCCATTGTAGTTGCCATCAGTTCGAGTATTCAGGCATCATTTGTCGTCATATTCTCCGTGTTCTCTCAACAAATAACTGTTTTCACATCCCAGACACTTATCTTCCGTTGAGATGGAACCTTGTATCAAAAGAGAACATTGAAAAAGACCGAATGGAGCAAGTCAAAATCCTGGAATCCTTGGCTTCCACAATTGTGTCAGAATCTGTGATAACTGAGGAACGTCTGACTTTTGCCTGTGAGCAAATGTCAATGGTATTGTCCCACGTCAAACAACTCCCTAGGTTGAacgatcatcatcatcaccaacaTCAACATGCAAATGAGATTGGATTCAACAGCCCATCTGGTCCATTGATTATACCAGAAGGTCCTGATTCTGAAGGTATTGTTCAGAGTTTTACTCTTGGAAATCTTCACGAGGCAAACTTGGGCAAGTTGAAAGAACAAAACCCAAATTCTGGGATTGATTATATTATGTCTAAAAAGAGAAGGCGTTGTTCTACTCCTTGCTGTGGACAATATCCACATAATGCATGTGAATGTCGAACTGGAAGTAACTTACATGCAGATAGAGATGCATCAGGCTTCTTGTAA
- the LOC110777725 gene encoding uncharacterized protein, with translation MGGDRHGSKSGRYVGGFMQLFDWNAKSRKKLFSSRSDSPEESKQGKKGEERLPVTRIRVEEDEEFAFGAGLSVRGGSDYSCASSVTDDDGFGTKAPGVVARLMGLDSLPTSMSMESYSTPYFDSISLREAPFRGRNLDFYQDHQIMHSGHLFGKMEAPPTTRYNNELETRSLKLPNNRPFEKFQTDTLPPKSTKTIPITHHKLLSPIKSPIFVPSQDAAHIMEAAAKIIEPGPSSTPRAKISSAGSSSVSFKVREMREKLEAAQRPLKVSESSHRQVESSAAKYLKGQPMNKSWNGLVETPSFSRASPSREDSSASVKKKGKSISLAIQAKVNVQKREGLTSSSRSLGESEEQDDNKSTQSSRNQSSGVKFPNRKSSVLRQNNQKQNCHPHRERSGSTSKKAFSEDTRQKSLARDVGTSRTSSRKSSLHARDNDKGVPYDGVRNVPRKKRSIDGGNLHFNNKNQVTEKPSQSSVVADNNKLSWIEESRRKGMDVVSFTFTAPITRSQFTSPDHSRQLVEKGSNIFSDDGSKMLSDSDLKSFSSPGLSGIKGDALSKLLEQKLKELTSSLENSNCTFVETGTTVESAVLPGSAESATRKAREKMSQQEPLVIDIDNQNCSDFFANEAEQFKRKFSFQAGEAMEKYSSCNKAESKKWNDFHLPSPVSNLEPSIFTESCCSSESIESSITEESKQCSSSVQAQQVIGSSSLQKSREADTEISDSASSTSSQITTEKYSMKTTAWELGYVKDILCNAELMFKDYVAGRTREIVNPHLFDQMERRRGGKDESQLERKMLFDCVSECLDLKCQRFIGGGFEMWRKGIATLKRKERLAEEVYKEIQEWRNLGNSMVDELVDKDMSSKYGRWLDFEVDEFMLGVDIEDQILDSLVEEIVSDFLFTGVSIQEHYGMYN, from the exons ATGGGTGGTGACAGGCATGGATCTAAGAGTGGACGTTATGTTGGAGGCTTCATGCAGTTGTTTGACTGGAATGCCAAGTCTAGAAAGAAGCTGTTTTCTAGCAGATCTGATTCACCAG AAGAATCGAAGCAAGGAAAGAAAGGCGAGGAGAGGTTGCCTGTGACAAGAATACGAGTG GAAGAAGACGAGGAATTTGCATTTGGTGCAGGATTAAGTGTCCGAGGAGGAAGTGATTACAGTTGTGCATCATCTGTCACAGATGATGATGGATTTGGAACGAAAGCTCCCGGGGTAGTGGCCAGGCTCATGGGATTGGATTCCTTACCAACATCAATGTCAATGGAGTCATATTCTACCCCTTATTTTGACTCTATCTCTCTCCGAGAGGCTCCATTTAGAGGAAGAAATCTCGACTTTTATCAAGATCATCAAATAATGCACTCAGGCCATTTATTTGGCAAAATGGAGGCTCCTCCTACTACTAGGTATAATAATGAATTGGAAACTAGATCTCTGAAGTTGCCTAATAATAGACCATTTGAGAAGTTTCAAACTGACACTTTGCCTCCAAAGTCAACCAAAACAATTCCAATCACTCATCATAAGCTTTTATCACCAATTAAGAGCCCCATTTTTGTCCCATCTCAAGATGCAGCTCATATCATGGAAGCTGCTGCAAAAATAATTGAGCCTGGTCCATCATCAACTCCTCGAGCTAAAATATCCTCGGCAGGATCATCTTCAGTTTCGTTTAAAGTTCGTGAAATGAGAGAGAAACTGGAAGCAGCTCAGAGACCACTGAAGGTTTCTGAATCATCACATAGGCAAGTTGAATCTAGTGCTGCCAAGTATCTTAAAGGACAGCCTATGAATAAGAGCTGGAATGGCCTGGTTGAGACGCCGTCATTTAGTAGGGCATCTCCAAGTAGGGAGGACAGTTCTGCTTCTGtaaagaaaaagggaaaatcaaTATCACTTGCCATTCAAGCAAAGGTTAATGTACAGAAAAGGGAAGGGTTGACTTCAAGTAGTAGAAGTTTGGGAGAGTCAGAAGAACAGGATGATAATAAGTCAACTCAGTCATCAAGGAATCAGTCAAGTGGTGTAAAGTTCCCAAATAGGAAATCTTCTGTGCTACGACAAAATAACCAGAAACAGAACTGCCATCCACACAGGGAGAGATCTGGTTCTACAAGTAAAAAGGCATTTTCTGAAGATACTCGACAAAAGAGTTTAGCTCGAGATGTTGgaacctcaagaacaagttcaagGAAGTCTAGTTTGCACGCGAGGGATAATGATAAGGGGGTTCCTTATGATGGAGTGAGAAATGTTCCTAGAAAGAAAAGATCGATAGATGGAGGAAATCTGCATTTCAATAATAAGAATCAAGTTACTGAAAAACCAAGTCAATCTAGTGTAGTGGCTGATAATAATAAGCTTTCTTGGATAGAAGAAAGCCGAAGGAAAGGAATGGATGTTGTTTCTTTTACATTCACTGCTCCTATCACCCGATCACAGTTTACTAGTCCAGATCACTCTAGACAGTTGGTTGAAAAGGGCAGCAATATTTTCTCTGATGACGGAAGCAAAATGTTGTCTGACTCGGATCTGAAAAGTTTTTCTTCTCCAGGATTAAGCGGGATAAAGGGTGACGCGTTGAGTAAATTGCTAGAGCAGAAGCTAAAAGAACTGACCTCTAGCTTGGAGAATTCTAATTGTACCTTTGTTGAAACGGGTACAACTGTAGAATCAGCTGTGTTACCGGGCAGTGCAGAGAGTGCCACAAGGAAGGCCCGAGAAAAAATGTCTCAACAAGAGCCACTTGTGATTGATATCGATAACCAGAACTGCTCTGACTTTTTTGCCAATGAAGCTGAACAATTCAAAAGGAAATTCAGCTTTCAG GCGGGGGAAGCAATGGAAAAATACAGCAGCTGCAACAAAGCTGAAAGTAAAAAATGGAATGATTTTCACCTGCCTAGTCCTGTTTCCAATCTCGAACCTTCAATTTTTACAGAAAGCTGCTGTTCTTCAGAAAGCATAGAAAGTAGCATCACAGAAG AGAGCAAACAATGTTCATCATCAGTTCAGGCTCAGCAAGTAATTGGGTCGAGTTCTTTACAGAAGTCAAGGGAAGCTGATACAGAGATATCAGATTCAGCATCATCAACATCCTCTCAAATTACTACAGAAAAGTACTCCATGAAAACGACTGCATGGGAACTAGGATATGTAAAAGACATACTCTGCAATGCAGAGTTGATGTTTAAGGATTATGTGGCAGGTCGAACACGAGAGATAGTAAACCCCCACCTGTTTGATCAGATGGAAAGGCGAAGAGGAGGAAAAGACGAGTCTCAACTAGAAAGGAAAATGTTGTTCGATTGTGTTAGCGAATGCTTAGATTTGAAGTGTCAGCGTTTCATTGGTGGTGGGTTTGAAATGTGGAGAAAAGGCATTGCAACattgaagagaaaggaaagatTAGCTGAAGAAGTTTACAAGGAGATCCAAGAATGGAGGAATCTTGGAAATAGTATGGTGGATGAGCTCGTTGATAAAGATATGAGCAGTAAATATGGGAGATGGTTAGACTTTGAGGTTGATGAATTTATGCTTGGAGTTGATATTGAAGATCAGATTTTAGATTCTTTGGTTGAGGAGATTGTTTCTGATTTCTTGTTTACTGGTGTATCTATACAAGAACATTATGGCATGTACAATTGA